A genomic region of Venturia canescens isolate UGA chromosome 9, ASM1945775v1, whole genome shotgun sequence contains the following coding sequences:
- the LOC122416629 gene encoding adenylate cyclase type 10-like, with the protein MSRRSKLERIGPNSLNILKDIDEDKYDSYINIDEKQRNSLRDEEHTKIFASMCPDEILDYYDDYSSRTYHTTLMLGDVSGFTELAEKYTNSGRGGPSKLTETLNSYIGAMVQEILSHNGDVLKFSGDAFIVMWKVQDDTIMRDVAIEAIHTACIIQKHFGTYSTDVGVTLKVKLAIASGKISFTSIGDPEKTSYYIITGKPVWDVKSAEALCRGGDILVAPSCWRWANPNEFVHETLPDGMHTLVTESALMWQHPPKEKYDLEAEYSAIQKSTNLFPNYSSVLPRKTGRPDNKKTSDSKTSMQLTGNSNVHDFEIKQVDYSLRPKVTKAAKHRLKSQLQSYMLPPVVRSVEHDEPIEYLTEMRQVVIVFVNVVTSRVSKTKLILIVDAAYKLVCGIVGEMQGCVNKTSLFDKDLMFLCIFGLRGDKHELESQIGLRCATKIRESLSSMRNIVSVTVGVTTGITYCGVVGHILRREYTVIGMTVNKAARLMCAYNNKVICDRDSFLHSRLPARHFVLQEPKHLKGITNVGPVYEFLEQTHLELNQHPVLGREKELKMFIELLSKIIEFWEAKKIGIPTPKNTLIIRGEPRMGKSRLLDAINHTIPTEIARNHITLVSSDYQVPYTLVHLIFTLPMGIGSSISSSKDREDKIIQFLGKIRYPHYLCALNQAFNVNFATSARYQSLGENEKLKLLRKLVAKLTHTCFDRLWVIIVDDAENIDPESFSLLATIVKQDRAFFVLSFGKKMDTESRFDPFIIERAKIIELVGIDKWFHAALACQFLNVIAIPPELEKVIQERSMGNPGWIESYLVSLKQAGGIVLKKIRMKNLRGMGYVIPSKMLLDRSASTKDKNILESEPFTEKYDGWKMFQTSFIESSSNERSEGETRDSVLAKMEDEKPVTICSIRQNFVLEDVDTELTMDVIILKLFDSLTPLDQFLLKCASVLGETVNRDMLEKLMEGTTNREIGYAVTKLFEIRILGCAAGDFRRSPGPLMFFRHVRKRNIDIEIRCGCTGLPIRESLVDLPKYASCGLMRFKMSLFRDTTYRLLTDNQKVDLHTKALKYLRQNTRRCEACGGGQFARLLGRIYPESIKIEKRRIENLNHVSNLSDYARFHLKLKIFLFQFFSFARIVLKKWFVESSTRSTVTNVEIPSCISFGQPLSKRPTRTFSNFDFTNCQCTVILNTVYSQMLDHYRRIQRKDKTLTAILEYVEILLIASNVPQARKLLNEAQQILVEIFSPGRDDELITLPYLFGKIKTLQGQCNLESGLINEAHRLLDQAIKSLGWNFPKTSIMARCKSRVLLEEQRLILTCLRDWKVGVAQGDAANYNEQLSNCLAQMFIVFREFSTCSLHLFFHTTIQMKGFQDHAKLAAIWGLNAAVASSKDFLALCTAYANMITTAHYFQHRSIIPILEIDAMNICTRRRDDLDLQELRAIAKLYSSIFFSRWLRGQTVRASSLGFVALKIARNVRSVSLRINILPKLIHLLMVECRHDEVVTLLRELEFISNNDMDKSGRTWYYALCVDFQLEAGITVLPYKKCEQYYQEEGETMINLRDPEAETSYFTSMWLWCVRMEEWEAASIWKSKQMKITNKINEHTIAGSITILRRLEGLLIYYVHKMGKRNAKALETILIDIQKLFKIVEKLLAVVEVIRARYVLMKSYYNMVKFRTKMAMKLLKRSKKIAVKMDNKLIYEWADHCEKAWTGSLSVLQRDFWKERCDKVSRISWQIVDQKPRKTIPYTLPLPIYPQNL; encoded by the exons ATGAGCAGGCGATCGAAGCTGGAACGTATTGGACCAAATAGTCTTAACATTCTGAAAGATATTGACGAGGACAAGT ACGACAGTTATAttaatattgatgaaaaacaacgaaactCACTGAGAGACGAGGAACACACGAAAATTTTTGCTTCCATGtgccccgatgaaatattggATTATTATGACGATTATTCGTCGAGGACCTACCACACCACGCTCATGTTGGGTGACGTTTCCG GCTTTACCGAGCTTGCCGAGAAGTACACGAACTCGGGAAGAGGCGGGCCCTCAAAATTAACAGAAACTTTGAACAGCTACATCGGAGCAATGGTCCAAGAAATTCTCTCTCACAACGGCGATGTGTTGAAGTTTTCGGGTGATGCTTTTATCGTTATGTGGAAAGTTCAAGACGACACGATCATGAGAGACGTCGCTATCGAAGCCATACACACAGCCTGTATTATTCAAAAACATTTTGGCACGTATTCGACAGACGTTGGAGTCACTCTCAAAG TCAAATTGGCAATTGCTTCCGGAAAAATAAGTTTTACATCGATTGGCGATCCTGAGAAAACCTCGTATTATATCATCACCGGGAAACCGGTTTGGGACGTTAAATCCGCCGAAGCTCTTTGTCG TGGCGGAGATATTTTGGTTGCCCCAAGCTGCTGGCGGTGGGCTAATCCTAACGAGTTCGTCCATGAAACCTTGCCTGATGGTATGCACACTCTAGTTACCGAGTCCGCCCTCATGTGGCAGCATCCGCCGAAAGAGAAATACG ATCTCGAAGCGGAGTACAGCGCGATCcaaaaaagtacaaatttATTCCCAAATTATTCGTCCGTTTTACCCAGAAAGACTGGACGACCGGACAACAAAAAGACCTCAGACTCGAAAACCTCGATGCAACTTACGGGCAACAGCAACGTTCATGACTTCGAAATCAAACAAGTCGACTACAGCT TGCGGCCCAAAGTTACGAAGGCAGCGAAACACCGCTTGAAAAGCCAGTTACAAAGCTACATGTTACCTCCGGTCGTACGTTCGGTCGAGCATGATGAACCGATTGAATATCTCACGGAAATGCGTCAAGTTGTCATAGTATTTGTTAACGTCGTAACGAGCAGAGTCAGCAAAActaaattaatattaatcgTCGATGCTGCTTACAAATTGGTTTGCGG GATCGTTGGAGAAATGCAAGGATGCGTGAACAAAACGTCGCTGTTCGATAAGGACCTCATGTTCCTTTGCATTTTTGGCCTCCGAGGTGACAAGCATGAACTCGAATCCCAAATTGGTCTTCGATGCGCAACCAAAATTCGCGAGAGCCTCAGCTCGATGCGGAACATAGTTTCGGTCACTGTAGGCGTCACTACAGGCATCACTTATTGCGGTGTGGTGGGACATATTTTGCGAAGGGAATACACGGTCATTGGCATGACTGTGAACAAAGCTGCGAGGCTGATGTGTGCGTACAATAACAAG GTAATTTGTGATCGCGACAGTTTCTTGCACTCTCGTCTCCCGGCAAGACACTTTGTTCTCCAAGAGCCGAAACATCTCAAGGGCATTACTAACGTTGGACCAGTTTACGAATTTCTTGAGCAAACCCA CCTCGAATTGAACCAACACCCAGTTTTGGGACGAGAAAAAGAGCTCAAAATGTTCATCGAACTCCTctcaaaaatcattgaattttgGGAAGCCAAAAAAATCGGTATCCCCACCCCAAAGAATACCCTCATTATAAG AGGTGAACCGAGGATGGGAAAGAGTCGACTTCTCGACGCCATTAATCACACAATCCCAACGGAAATAGCGCGCAATCATATAACCCTCGTGAGCAGCGATTACCAA GTTCCCTACACCCTGGTTCACTTGATATTCACTCTACCGATGGGCATTGGTTCGAGCATATCGTCGTCGAAGGATCGCGAAGACAAGATTATACAGTTTCTGGGCAAAATTCGTTACCCCCATTATCTCTGCGCCCTGAATCAAGCGTTCAACGTAAATTTTGcgacgagtgctcgttaccagTCTTTGGGTGAAAACGAGAAGCTTAAATTGTTGAGAAAGTTGGTGGCTAAATTGACTCACACTTGTTTCGATCGTTTGTGGGTCATCATCGTGGACGATGCCGAAAATATCGATCCCGAATCGTTTTCACTCTTGGCCACGATCGTCAAACAAGATCGAGCTTTTTTCGTGCTTAGCTTCGGTAAAAAAATGGACACTGAATCAAGATTTGATCCGTTCATTATTGAGAGAGCAAAG ATTATCGAATTGGTGGGCATCGATAAGTGGTTCCACGCTGCACTCGCATGTCAGTTTTTAAACGTGATCGCCATACCGCCCGAGCTCGAAAA AGTGATCCAAGAACGAAGTATGGGAAATCCAGGCTGGATCGAAAGTTATCTCGTCAGTTTGAAACAAGCAGGTggaattgttttaaaaaaaataagaatgaaaaatttacgtGGCATGGGCTACGTAATCCCGTCGAAAATGTTGCTCGATCG ATCTGCATCGACCAAGGACAAAAATATATTGGAAAGTGAGCCTTTTACAGAGAAATATGACGGAtggaaaatgtttcaaacaaGTTTTATT GAAAGTTCGTCCAACGAACGAAGCGAGGGAGAAACTCGAGATTCGGTGCTCGCTAAAATGGAGGACGAAAAACCAGTAACCATTTGTTCCATACGTCAAAATTTCGTTCTCGAAGATGTTGATACGGAATTGACGATGGATG tgaTTATTTTGAAACTGTTTGATTCGCTAACGCCGTTGGATCAGTTTCTGTTGAAATGTGCTTCGGTGCTCGGTGAAACCGTCAATCGAGATATGCTGGAAAAATTGATGGAAGGAACAACGAACCGAGAAATTGGTTATG CTGTGACGAAACTTTTCGAGATCAGAATTCTGGGCTGCGCTGCTGGCGATTTCCGACGGAGTCCTGGTCCTCTCATGTTTTTTAGACACGTGAGAAAACGAAACATCGACATTGAGATTCGTTGCGGATGCACCGGGCTTCCGATCCGGg AATCTCTAGTGGATTTGCCAAAGTATGCATCCTGCGGTTTAATGCGATTCAAAATGTCGTTATTTCGCGACACAACTTACAG ATTGTTGACGGATAATCAGAAAGTTGATCTTCACACAAAAGCCTTAAAGTATTTACGCCAAAATACTAGAAGATGCGAGGCTTGTGGTGGTGGACAATTTGCGAGATTGCTCGGTCGAATTTATCCcgaaagtataaaaattgagAAGCGGAGGATAGAAAATCTGAACCACGTCAGTAATTTGTCCGACTACG CTCGATTTcatttgaaactgaaaatttttctgtttcaatttttctctttcgctcgaatcgtgttgaaaaaatggttcGTAGAATCGTCAACGCGATCGACAGTGACGAACGTGGAAATACCTTCGTGCATAAGCTTTGGCCAACCGCTTTCGAAGAGGCCAACACGAACCTTCTCGAACTTCGACTTTACCAATTGCCAGTGCACTGTCATCCTAAACACAGTTTACAGTCAAATGCTCGACCACTATCGTCGTATTCAACGAAAAGACAAAACCCTCACAGCCATTCTCGAGTACGTTGAAATTCTTTTGATTGCTTCGAACGTTCCACAGGCGAGGAAACTTTTGAACGAGGCTCAGCAAATCCTTGTCGAG ATATTCAGCCCTGGTCGTGACGACGAGCTCATAACGTTGCCATACTTGTTCGGCAAAATAAAGACCCTCCAGGGACAATGTAATCTCGAGAGTGGTTTGATCAACGAAGCCCATCGCTTACTCGATCAAGCGATCAAGAGTTTGGGTtggaattttccaaaaactagTATAATGGCACGCTGCAAATCGAGAGTCCTTCTCGAGGAGCAAAGGCTCATTCTGACGTGTCTCAGAGACTGGAAAGTCGGGGTGGCACAAGGCGATGCTGCTAATTACAACGAGCAGCTCTCCAACTGTCTCGCTCAAATGTTCATCGTTTTTCGT GAATTTTCAACGTGCTCGTTACATTTATTCTTTCATACGACGATTCAGATGAAAGGATTCCAGGACCATGCCAAACTCGCTGCAATTTGGGGCCTCAATGCAGCAGTCGCATCGAGCAAGGACTTTTTGGCTCTGTGCACAGCTTATGCAAATATGATCACAACTGCTCACTATTTTCAACATCG GAGCATCATACCAATCTTGGAGATCGATGCCATGAATATTTGCACTCGAAGGAGAGATGATCTTGACTTGCAGGAACTGAGAGCCATAGCTAAACTTTATTcgagtatatttttttcacgttggcTGAGAGGTCAAACTGTCAGAGCTTCGAGTCTCGGTTTCGTTGCATTAAAAATCGCTCGAAACGTCCGTTCGGTTTCGTTGAGAATCAACATTTTGCCGAAATTAATTCATCTGCTGATGGTCGAATGCCGACACGACGAAGTTGTCACGCTGCTTCGTGAACTCG AATTCATATCCAACAACGATATGGACAAATCAGGACGAACTTGGTACTATGCTTTGTGCGTCGACTTTCAATTGGAGGCTGGAATAACAGTTTTGCCTTATAAAAAGTGTGAACAGTATTATCAAGAGGAGGGAGAAACGATGATTAATCTGAGGGATCCAGAGGCGGAAACGAGTTACTTCACATCGATGTGGTTATG gtGCGTGAGAATGGAGGAATGGGAAGCAGCAAGTATCTGGAAGAGTAAACAGATGAAAATAACGAACAAGATAAACGAGCACACAATCGCAGGGTCCATAACGATTTTGAGGAGACTCGAAGGACTGTTGATTTATTATG TTCACaaaatgggcaaaagaaaCGCGAAAGCTTTGGAAACGATTCTCATCGATAtacaaaaattattcaaaattgttgaaaaattgcttGCAGTCGTCGAAGTCATTCGAGCCAG ATACGTTCTCATGAAATCATACTATAACATGgtgaaatttcgaacgaaaatgGCAATGAAATTACTGaaacgttcgaaaaaaatagctGTCAAAATGGATAACAAATTAATATATGAATGGGCCGATCATTGCGAAAAG GCCTGGACCGGATCTTTGAGTGTTCTACAACGAGATTTCTGGAAAGAAAGATGTGACAAAGTTTCTCGCATAAGCTGGCAAATAGTGGACCAGAAACCAAGAAAAACGATTCCTTATACGTTGCCACTTCCGATTTACCCTCAAAACCtttga
- the E(z) gene encoding histone-lysine N-methyltransferase E(z) isoform X1: MSKTKVTAEWRKRVKSEYMRLRQLKRYKRADEVKIAWNQNRRVMTEFMVAEQKRLAEGKAMWLAMQDIPAHVSCMKKAEATSSDGEVQTCPVKIINAVTPIPTMYTWAPIQQNFMVEDETVLHNIPYMGDEILDEDGTFIEELIKNYDGRVHGDRESGFMDDSIFVDLVNALLVYEKDDKEKEGPKKGKESSKEKESLKDEKEKGEIKIEVKSEDPDDHKDKDSPRFPSMQIFGAISCMFPDKGRPEELRQKFIELTERSDPNVLPPECTPNIDGVNAKSVPREQTMHSFHTLFCRRCFKYDCFLHPARGTSPQGLQVCHPGPNLQKRKGPDLKPFSEPCGSECYMHLEGMKEKLAAQAADIKEEDGDDKRGGPRKVRKQASVDSGNEASSEDSNDSNKYSQGGSCQDFKQNVNKESKDEQEMEDQAQPENQTPFMLLGLEKRLKSSFSWTGSEQSLFRSLHKAFPGNPCALAQIMLTKTCKEVYQFAQKEASDIPAVESLKDFTPPRKKKKKHRLWSMHCRKIQLKKDSGANHVHNFAPCDHPGRPCDNSCPCIQTQNFCEKFCQCSSECQNRFPGCRCKAQCNTKQCPCYLAVRECDPDLCQTCGADQFHITRISCKNVSVQRGLHKHLLMAPSDVAGWGIFLKDSAGKNEFISEYCGEIISQDEADRRGKVYDKYMCSFLFNLNNDFVVDATRKGNKIRFANHSINPNCYAKVMMVNGDHRIGIFAKRAIQPGEELFFDYRYGPTEQLKFVGIEREMEFL, translated from the exons ATGTCAAAAACGAAAGTAACCGCCGAATGGCGGAAACGCGTTAAATCGGAGTATATGCGTTTGCGACAACTGAAACGGTACAAACGAGCGGATGAGGTAAAAATCGCTTGGAACCAAAATCGCAGAGTTATGACAG AATTTATGGTTGCGGAACAAAAACGTTTGGCAGAGGGAAAGGCGATGTGGCTGGCGATGCAGGACATTCCCGCACACGTTTCTTGCATGAAAAAAGCTGAGGCTACAAGCTCAGACGGAGAAGTGCAGACTTGTccagtgaaaataattaatgcAGTAACACCAATACCGACTATGTATACATGGGCCCCGATACAGCAAAATTTTATGGTCGAGGATGAAACAGTTCTTCACAATATTCCTTATATGGGTGATGAGATTCTTGACGAAGATGGAACTTTTATAGAagagttgataaaaaattatgatggAAGG GTTCACGGAGACAGGGAATCAGGATTTATGGACGACTCGATCTTCGTTGATTTGGTAAACGCATTGCTCGTGTATGAAAAAGACgataaagagaaagaaggacccaagaaaggaaaagaatctTCAAAGGAGAAAGAATCcttgaaagatgaaaaagagaaaggggAAATAAAGATTGAAGTGAAGAGTGAAGACCCAGACGATCACAAAGACAAGGACAGTCCACGGTTTCCTTCGATGCAAATATTTGGG GCAATTTCGTGTATGTTCCCGGACAAAGGTAGGCCCGAGGAGTTGCgccaaaaattcatcgaactGACTGAAAGATCTGATCCCAATGTTCTGCCTCCGGAATGTACACCCAACATTGATGGAGTCAATGCGAAAAGTGTCCCTCGAGAACAAACTATGCACTCTTTCCACACGTTGTTCTGTCGACGATGCTTCAAATACGACTGTTTTCTACATC CAGCCAGGGGGACATCTCCGCAAG GTCTACAAGTCTGTCATCCCGGACCAAATTTGCAGAAACGGAAAGGACCGGATCTCAAACCGTTTTCAGAGCCTTGTGGCTCCGAATGTTACATGCATTTG gaaggcatgaaggaaaaactgGCAGCTCAAGCAGCCGACATAAAAGAGGAGGATGGTGATGACAAACGGGGCGGACCACGTAAAGTACGAAAGCAAGCGAGCGTGGATTCTGGCAACGAAGCGAGTAGCGAGGACAGCAATGACAGTAACAAATACAGTCAGGGTGGAAGTTGTCAAG ATTTCAAGCAAAACGTTAATAAAGAATCGAAAGATGAGCAAGAAATGGAAGATCAGGCACAGCCCGAAAATCAAACGCCTTTCATGCTGCTGGGTCTAGAAAAACGTTTAAAAAGCTCGTTCTCTTGGACCGGATCGGAGCAAAGTCTATTTCGTTCCTTACACAAAGCATTTCCCGGCAACCCTTGTGCTCTCGCGCAAATAATGTTGACGAAAACTTGCAAGGAAGTTTATCAGTTCGCTCAGAAAGAAGCTTCCGACATACCGGCTGTTGAAAGCCTCAAAGACTTTACTCCACCTcgcaagaagaagaaaaaacatcgtCTTTGGTCCATGCACTGTAGGAAAATACAGCTGAAAAAAGATTCTG GTGCAAATCACGTGCACAATTTCGCTCCCTGCGATCATCCGGGTCGCCCTTGCGACAATTCGTGTCCTTGCATACAGACACAAAACTTTTGCGAGAAGTTTTGTCAATGCAGCAGCGAGTGCCAGAATCGTTTTCCCGGCTGTCGTTGCAAAGCGCAATGCAACACGAAGCAGTGTCCGTGTTATTTGGCTGTGCGAGAATGTGATCCGGATTTGTGCCAAACTTGCGGCGCCGATCAGTTCCACATTACAAGAATATCCTGTAAAAACGTCAGCGTTCAACGTGGTCTTC ACAAACATCTTCTCATGGCACCTTCAGACGTGGCAGGCTGGGGAATCTTCCTCAAGGATTCTGctggaaaaaacgaattcaTATCGGAATATTGCGGCGAAATAATAAGCCAAGACGAGGCCGATCGACGTGGAAAAGTTTACGATAAATACATGTGCAGTTTTCTCTTTAATCTCAATAACGATTTCGTCGTCGATGCTACAAGAAAGGgaaacaaaatcagattcgcCAATCATTCGATCAACCCGAATTGCTACGCCAAAGTTATGATGGTTAACGGCGATCATAGGATAGGCATTTTTGCTAAGAGGGCTATCCAACCTGGAGAGGAATTATTCTTCGACTACag ATACGGTCCCACCGAACAGCTCAAATTTGTCGGTATCGAGCGCGAAATGGAATTTCTGTGA
- the E(z) gene encoding histone-lysine N-methyltransferase E(z) isoform X2, with protein MSKTKVTAEWRKRVKSEYMRLRQLKRYKRADEVKIAWNQNRRVMTEFMVAEQKRLAEGKAMWLAMQDIPAHVSCMKKAEATSSDGEVQTCPVKIINAVTPIPTMYTWAPIQQNFMVEDETVLHNIPYMGDEILDEDGTFIEELIKNYDGRVHGDRESGFMDDSIFVDLVNALLVYEKDDKEKEGPKKGKESSKEKESLKDEKEKGEIKIEVKSEDPDDHKDKDSPRFPSMQIFGAISCMFPDKGRPEELRQKFIELTERSDPNVLPPECTPNIDGVNAKSVPREQTMHSFHTLFCRRCFKYDCFLHRLQVCHPGPNLQKRKGPDLKPFSEPCGSECYMHLEGMKEKLAAQAADIKEEDGDDKRGGPRKVRKQASVDSGNEASSEDSNDSNKYSQGGSCQDFKQNVNKESKDEQEMEDQAQPENQTPFMLLGLEKRLKSSFSWTGSEQSLFRSLHKAFPGNPCALAQIMLTKTCKEVYQFAQKEASDIPAVESLKDFTPPRKKKKKHRLWSMHCRKIQLKKDSGANHVHNFAPCDHPGRPCDNSCPCIQTQNFCEKFCQCSSECQNRFPGCRCKAQCNTKQCPCYLAVRECDPDLCQTCGADQFHITRISCKNVSVQRGLHKHLLMAPSDVAGWGIFLKDSAGKNEFISEYCGEIISQDEADRRGKVYDKYMCSFLFNLNNDFVVDATRKGNKIRFANHSINPNCYAKVMMVNGDHRIGIFAKRAIQPGEELFFDYRYGPTEQLKFVGIEREMEFL; from the exons ATGTCAAAAACGAAAGTAACCGCCGAATGGCGGAAACGCGTTAAATCGGAGTATATGCGTTTGCGACAACTGAAACGGTACAAACGAGCGGATGAGGTAAAAATCGCTTGGAACCAAAATCGCAGAGTTATGACAG AATTTATGGTTGCGGAACAAAAACGTTTGGCAGAGGGAAAGGCGATGTGGCTGGCGATGCAGGACATTCCCGCACACGTTTCTTGCATGAAAAAAGCTGAGGCTACAAGCTCAGACGGAGAAGTGCAGACTTGTccagtgaaaataattaatgcAGTAACACCAATACCGACTATGTATACATGGGCCCCGATACAGCAAAATTTTATGGTCGAGGATGAAACAGTTCTTCACAATATTCCTTATATGGGTGATGAGATTCTTGACGAAGATGGAACTTTTATAGAagagttgataaaaaattatgatggAAGG GTTCACGGAGACAGGGAATCAGGATTTATGGACGACTCGATCTTCGTTGATTTGGTAAACGCATTGCTCGTGTATGAAAAAGACgataaagagaaagaaggacccaagaaaggaaaagaatctTCAAAGGAGAAAGAATCcttgaaagatgaaaaagagaaaggggAAATAAAGATTGAAGTGAAGAGTGAAGACCCAGACGATCACAAAGACAAGGACAGTCCACGGTTTCCTTCGATGCAAATATTTGGG GCAATTTCGTGTATGTTCCCGGACAAAGGTAGGCCCGAGGAGTTGCgccaaaaattcatcgaactGACTGAAAGATCTGATCCCAATGTTCTGCCTCCGGAATGTACACCCAACATTGATGGAGTCAATGCGAAAAGTGTCCCTCGAGAACAAACTATGCACTCTTTCCACACGTTGTTCTGTCGACGATGCTTCAAATACGACTGTTTTCTACATC GTCTACAAGTCTGTCATCCCGGACCAAATTTGCAGAAACGGAAAGGACCGGATCTCAAACCGTTTTCAGAGCCTTGTGGCTCCGAATGTTACATGCATTTG gaaggcatgaaggaaaaactgGCAGCTCAAGCAGCCGACATAAAAGAGGAGGATGGTGATGACAAACGGGGCGGACCACGTAAAGTACGAAAGCAAGCGAGCGTGGATTCTGGCAACGAAGCGAGTAGCGAGGACAGCAATGACAGTAACAAATACAGTCAGGGTGGAAGTTGTCAAG ATTTCAAGCAAAACGTTAATAAAGAATCGAAAGATGAGCAAGAAATGGAAGATCAGGCACAGCCCGAAAATCAAACGCCTTTCATGCTGCTGGGTCTAGAAAAACGTTTAAAAAGCTCGTTCTCTTGGACCGGATCGGAGCAAAGTCTATTTCGTTCCTTACACAAAGCATTTCCCGGCAACCCTTGTGCTCTCGCGCAAATAATGTTGACGAAAACTTGCAAGGAAGTTTATCAGTTCGCTCAGAAAGAAGCTTCCGACATACCGGCTGTTGAAAGCCTCAAAGACTTTACTCCACCTcgcaagaagaagaaaaaacatcgtCTTTGGTCCATGCACTGTAGGAAAATACAGCTGAAAAAAGATTCTG GTGCAAATCACGTGCACAATTTCGCTCCCTGCGATCATCCGGGTCGCCCTTGCGACAATTCGTGTCCTTGCATACAGACACAAAACTTTTGCGAGAAGTTTTGTCAATGCAGCAGCGAGTGCCAGAATCGTTTTCCCGGCTGTCGTTGCAAAGCGCAATGCAACACGAAGCAGTGTCCGTGTTATTTGGCTGTGCGAGAATGTGATCCGGATTTGTGCCAAACTTGCGGCGCCGATCAGTTCCACATTACAAGAATATCCTGTAAAAACGTCAGCGTTCAACGTGGTCTTC ACAAACATCTTCTCATGGCACCTTCAGACGTGGCAGGCTGGGGAATCTTCCTCAAGGATTCTGctggaaaaaacgaattcaTATCGGAATATTGCGGCGAAATAATAAGCCAAGACGAGGCCGATCGACGTGGAAAAGTTTACGATAAATACATGTGCAGTTTTCTCTTTAATCTCAATAACGATTTCGTCGTCGATGCTACAAGAAAGGgaaacaaaatcagattcgcCAATCATTCGATCAACCCGAATTGCTACGCCAAAGTTATGATGGTTAACGGCGATCATAGGATAGGCATTTTTGCTAAGAGGGCTATCCAACCTGGAGAGGAATTATTCTTCGACTACag ATACGGTCCCACCGAACAGCTCAAATTTGTCGGTATCGAGCGCGAAATGGAATTTCTGTGA